The Corynebacterium minutissimum genome includes the window TGAACTCGATGTCGTTTCGCAACAGGCTCTGTGGAATAAACAGCGACTCCGCGAGATACGTCACGAGTGCTGCTTTATCCATCTCAGGACCGCGTTCATCAAACAGCGTAACTGCCTTGCCGATGACGCCTTTCATCCCGCCCTTACCGTCAGCGAAATAGTCATATCCCTGAAAAGGTACCCCCGCCACTGCACTTTCTACCAAGGCCAGCCTGCGCGGCTCGGCAGCGAAGTTGTACTGATCGTAATCGATTTTCAGCTTTCGCCCATCCTTGCCTTGGCGGAAGTCAACGTCCTCAAACTCTAGATGGACCCACGAATACTTTGGCGTACCGATATAACCATTGCGCTGAATGTTGTTTTGGATCGCGGCTGGGAACGCGGCGAAATCTTCCTCAACAAACACATCAGCAGAATCTGTATAAGCTGCTGCTTGGGCCCATTCCACGTCCCGCGAAAACTCAGACCTCAGCGGTGAATACGGGACAGCGAACCACACTGCTACTGCCCCGACAAATGCGGCGATTATAACCACTACAGTCAAGGCAACAGTTTGAGAACGACGTATCCGCATCGCACGCTCCTGGTTAGACGAAAGGGCCTTCCATAACTAAGACTAAAGCGGCGGGAAAGGAAACAACGTGGGATCGACGAAAGTGAGATGGGCATAACCTGATTCCTGCCTCATGGGGGTGGCATTCTTTCTATGTGTCCAGATGTGGAAGTCCAGACCTGCTGGTGGTGGTGTGCCGGGGCTGTTGGGTGTGGTTGTGGGTGTGGGGTGGAAAACTGTGAAGAGACCCTTTGAAAGCGGTGGTGCTTTCAAAGGGTCTCTTCTGTGTTTATTGAGTTGTTTGTTGTTGTTTGGTGTCGGCGGTTTCTTACTCTCCCACAACCTCCCGGTTGCAGTACCATCAGCGTTAGCAGGCTTAGCTTCCGGGTTCGGAATGGGTCCGGGCGTTTCCCTGCTGCTATAGGCCACCGACAAACACTCGAGGCATTGTTTGTGCCTGGTTGCTGGTGTTGTGTCAGATACTGTGTAGTGGACGCGAGCAACAGTGACGTGATTTTTTGTCTTGGTGTTTGTTTGTTCTCCAATACCCTGGTTGGGTTTGGTGTGTTTGTTTTGGTCTATTAGTACCAGTAGCCTTCACACCTTGCGGTGCTTCCAGGTCTGGCCTATCAACCCCATCGTCTGTAGGGGACCTCAAATGAAACCTCATCTTAAAACAGGCTTCCCGCTTAGATGCTTTCAGCGGTTATCCCTTCCGTACGTAGCCAACCAGCGATGCTCCTGGCGGAACAACTGGCACACTAGAGGTACGTCCGTCCCGGTCCTCTCGTACTAGGGACAGCCTTCTTCAAGTTTCAACGCGCGCGGCGGATAGAGACCGAACTGTCTCACGACGTTCTGAACCCAGCTCGCGTGCCGCTTTAATGGGCGAACAGCCCAACCCTTGGGACCTACTCCAGCCCCAGGATGCGACGAGCCGACATCGAGGTGCCAAACCATCCCGTCGATATGGACTCTTGGGGAAGATCAGCCTGTTATCCCCGGGGTACCTTTTATCCGTTGAGCGACACCACATCCACAAGTAGGTGCCGGATCACTAGTCCCGACTTTCGTCCCTGTTCGACATGTCTGTCTCACAGTCAAGCTCCCTTGTGCACTTACACTCGATACCTGATTGCCAACCAGGCTGAGGGAACCTTTGGGCGCCTCCGTTACATTTTGGGAGGCAACCGCCCCAGTTAAACTACCCACCAGGCACTGTCCCCAACCCAGATCATGGGCCAAGGTTAGATATCCAATCCGATCAGAGTGGTATTTCAACAACGACTCCACACACACTGGCGTGCACGCTTCAAAGTCTCCCACCTATCCTACACAAACCGAACCGAACACCAATACCAAGCTATAGTGAAGGTCCCGGGGTCTTTTCGTCCTGCCGCGCGTAACGAGCATCTTTACTCGTAGTGCAATTTCACCGGGCCTGTGGTTGAGACAGCAGAGAAGTCGTTACGCCATTCGTGCAGGTCGGAACTTACCCGACAAGGAATTTCGCTACCTTAGGATGGTTATAGTTACCACCGCCGTTTACTGGGGCTTAAATTCTCAGCTTCGCAGCCAAAAGACTACTAACCGGTCCTCTTAACCTTCCAGCACCGGGCAGGCGTCAGTCCATATACATCAACTTCACGTCTTCGCATGGACCTGTGTTTTTGATAAACAGTCGCTTCCCTCTATTCTCTGCGACCCCACAACCCACCACCAACGCAAAGGTTGGTTTAAGTCGTGTGGTCCCCCTTCTTCCGAAGTTACGGGGGCATTTTGCCGAGTTCCTTAACCACAGTTCACCCGAACGCCTTAGTATTTTCAACCTGACCACCTGTGTCGGTTTAGGGTACGGGCCATACATCCACATCGCTAGAGGCTTTTCTCGACAGTACTAGATCACCAACTTCACCCAATCGGGCTACGCATCACGCCTCAGGTTAACGGTATGCGGATTTGCCTACACACCACCTCACACGCTTACACCAACAATCCACTAAGCGGCATGGCTACTACACTGTGTCACCCCATTGCTTGAACCACACTTCAGGCCCCACGACATCAACAACCAACGTGTTCAAAGAACACGCCAATTATCTCCGCGGTGGTTAGTATCAGTGCTTTATCATGGGCGCGGACATACGGGTACCAGAATATCAACTGGTTGTCCATCGACTACGCCTGTCGGCCTCGCC containing:
- a CDS encoding DUF6544 family protein, which encodes MVIIAAFVGAVAVWFAVPYSPLRSEFSRDVEWAQAAAYTDSADVFVEEDFAAFPAAIQNNIQRNGYIGTPKYSWVHLEFEDVDFRQGKDGRKLKIDYDQYNFAAEPRRLALVESAVAGVPFQGYDYFADGKGGMKGVIGKAVTLFDERGPEMDKAALVTYLAESLFIPQSLLRNDIEFTELSEREVEATFTYEGITVSGVFTFNEAYEMVEFRTHDRAVAGEDGTMTQVDWTARCADYLPDAHGIRLPRTFQAVWNYPEQDLVYFDGAISRATFG